Proteins from a genomic interval of Epinephelus fuscoguttatus linkage group LG16, E.fuscoguttatus.final_Chr_v1:
- the chst3a gene encoding carbohydrate sulfotransferase 3a: protein MKTKYAIVFICIVALVIIEKESNILSRVSDKLIQRQIPQQTPQTPLDYSNTTQNGSLMMLKMLLSKLTGTKGNYSNLSEEQEEDELDDLGMYSFSGGRKHILLLATTRTGSSFVGEFFNQHGENMFYLFEPLWHVERMLTMASEANNGTVLAGIYRDVLQGLFLCDFSPLEKFISPSPQEHVTPALFRRESSLSLCEESVCSPVIKDVFERYHCKTRRCGPLNLTLASESCLSKQHHAIKTVRVRQLDTLQPLVQDPRLDVRVIQLVRDPRAILASRMVAFSSKYQTWKAWAQDGQVPEDDEEVKRLKGNCDQIRMSAEVGLSRPRWLRSRYMLVRYEDIARYPMQKAEEMYRFTGIPFSPQAREWILRNTQTTQGASGIYSTQKNSSEQAEKWRFSIPFTLAQVVQRVCGPTMKLFGYRFVDDEKTLMNKSISLLEEKLFH from the exons ATGAAGACCAAATATGCGATTGTCTTCATCTGTATCGTGGCCCTGGTCATCATCGAAAAGGAAAGCAACATCCTATCTAG GGTCTCTGATAAGCTGATCCAGAGGCAGATTCCGCAGCAGACCCCACAGACTCCATTGGATTacagcaacacaacacaaaatggcTCCCTGATGATGCTCAAAATGCTGCTCTCCAAACTCACCGGCACAAAAGGGAATTACTCAAATCTATCCGAGGAGCAAGAAGAGGACGAACTAGATGATTTAGGCATGTACAGCTTCAGCGGTGGCCGTAAGCACATATTACTCTTGGCCACCACACGAACGGGTTCCTCATTTGTGGGGGAATTTTTCAACCagcacggggagaacatgtttTATCTGTTTGAGCCTCTGTGGCATGTCGAGCGCATGCTGACCATGGCATCCGAGGCAAACAACGGAACAGTGTTGGCAGGAATCTACCGGGATGTACTCCAGGGGCTTTTCCTGTGTGATTTCTCTCCCCTTGAGAAGTTCATCTCCCCCTCTCCTCAGGAACACGTTACCCCGGCTCTTTTCCGCAGAGAGTCAAGTTTATCGCTCTGTGAAGAATCTGTCTGCAGTCCAGTAATCAAAGATGTTTTTGAAAG GTATCACTGTAAGACTCGTCGCTGTGGGCCGCTGAACTTGACCCTCGCATCTGAATCCTGCCTTTCCAAGCAACACCATGCCATTAAGACAGTCCGTGTGCGCCAACTGGACACATTGCAGCCTTTGGTGCAGGATCCTCGTCTGGATGTGAGAGTGATCCAGCTAGTCCGAGATCCACGTGCCATTTTAGCATCCCGCATGGTGGCTTTCTCTTCGAAGTACCAGACATGGAAGGCCTGGGCGCAGGACGGCCAGGTGCCTGAAGATGACGAGGAGGTGAAGAGGCTCAAAGGCAACTGCGACCAGATTAGGATGTCTGCAGAGGTGGGACTGAGCCGACCTCGCTGGCTAAGGAGCCGCTACATGTTGGTGCGTTATGAGGATATTGCCCGCTACCCCATGCAGAAGGCAGAGGAAATGTACAGGTTCACGGGGATACCATTTAGCCCCCAAGCTAGGGAGTGGATTCTGAGGAACACCCAGACCACACAGGGGGCTAGCGGGATTTACTCCACCCAGAAGAACTCATCAGAGCAGGCAGAGAAATGGAGATTTAGCATTCCCTTCACACTGGCTCAGGTAGTGCAGAGAGTGTGTGGACCCACCATGAAGCTGTTTGGGTACAGGTTTGTGGATGATGAAAAGACACTGATGAATAAGTCCATCAGTTTGCTTGAAGAGAAACTGTTTCATTAA